TGATTAACTCCCGTCCTCTCACACCACCGTGCGTACCGTTCGGTACACGGCGGTTTCAATAGTTGACGTGCAGAGACTGATAGGCTGTGGTTAAATCATAAAAACCCCAGTTTATCAGTCTTTCTTTAGTTAACGCTCTTTTGACCACGCCTGTGTTAGACATCCTCCAGTAGGATTTCCTGCTGTATGCTCCCTCACAGGCTGCCCACTCCGGCAAGCCCAGCCCCATCAGCTTTCTTCTTCGGGTCTTCGGCAGTTTCCATTGTTTCCAGATACACATCCGTATCCGGCGGTACAGCCATCCATTCAGGCTTTCGATGTTGTTCTTCATGTCCGCTATCCCGTAGTAATTCAGCCATCCTCTCATGCAGACCTTTATCTTCTCCATGGTTTGGATGATACTCCCACACCTGCTCCGGAAAGTGAGCCTGCGCAGTTTATCCTTGGCTTTCTTCCATGACTTCCCATGGACTCGGATATAAGTTCCTTTTCCGTTCTTCCCAAAACAAAAACCAAGGAACTTAAAATTTCGGATTGCGAATGCACTGACCGTCCGGCTCTTTTCCCGGTTCACTCTCAGCTTCAGTGTTTCTTCCAGATATTTTGTACTGCTCTCCAGCAGACGTTCCGCCGCCCGTTCGCTTTTCGCCAGCAGTACGATATCATCCGCATAGCGAATGCACGGTACGCCCCGTCTGTGGAACTCCCAGTCGAATTCATTCAGATACACATTTGCTAAGAGTGGGGAAAGATTTCCTCCCTGTGGCGAGCCTTCTTCTGTCTCTGTTACTACACCGTTTTCCATCACTCCGCTTTTCAGGTACCGCTTTACCATCTGTATCACCCTCTCGTCTTTTACCCGCTTTCTCAGCAGGTTCAGCAGGATTGTGTGGTTCAGCGTATCGAAATACTTAGACAGGTCAAGGACGACTGCCCTTGTATAGCCCTGCTCCGTGTACTCCTTTATCCTGAAAATAGCGTCTTTTGCTCCTCTTCCCGGACGATAGCCAAAGCTATCCTCTGAAAACAGCGGCTCATAGATTGGCATAAGCTGTTGGAGCATTGCCTGTTGGATGATACGGTCGATGACAGTAGGGATACCAAGTTTTCGTATCCCTCCGTCCGGCTTCGGAATCTACACTCTTCTGACTGGAGAAGGGGTGTATTTTCCTCTCCTGATTCTTTCTACCAGCTCGTGGTTATTATCCCTCAGCCACGGCAGTGCCGCTTCGATGGTCATCCCATCGATTCCCGGCGCTCCCTTGTTTGCCTTTACTCTCTTGTAAGCTCTGTTCAGGTTATCTTTTTCCAGAATCTTACCCAAGATGTCCGGCTCTGCACTGTCCCTTTCCTTCCATATCCGGTTGAATGAGCGGTGCGCTCTCACATACCCTTTGCGTTCCGCGCTATCTCTTTGCGAGCAGCTTTCTTTGTTTTCTGTACCCATCTGCTCATTCCTCCTTTCCCTGTCGTACTAAGGACTCCTACTGATTCAGTCCTTCGCTGAAAAAAACTCAGCTACTATGACCTCTGCTGACTTCTGTACGTTCAGCATTACCTCTCGATAATGGTTACTCCTTTCGGGGCGTTCCGCACAGACCTCCCTGGGTACCACACGTTTCTTTCCCTCCATCTGTCTGCCGCATTTACTGCACATGATTCCGTGTAGCTATCGGGCTTCATCTTGTGATGCAGACTTACCCTCATGCACAGCCTTCTATGCGATTTCTGTTCGTCAGACCAGAGGTTTGCCCGTGGGTTAGTATGTTCCCCACATCCAGCTTCCTTCAGATTCGCAGTCACCTGCAACACCCTTGCCTTCGGCTATATCCTTCCCGCTACCAGGCGGATTCGGGACTTGCACCCGTTAGAAACGTGCGCCGCCAGGCGCACATCAACGAAAACAGGCGCCAGACGGCGCCTGTTTTTATGCTTTGTTCAACTGATGAAACTGTTCTTCATAATTCTTCCGTATCCATTGTCTTGCCCGATACAGAGTACTGTGGAGACAATCCAGAGAAATATCCATGATCTCTGCCACCTCTTTCTGCGGTTTTCCCAAAAAGCAGGTAAGGAGGACGGCATCATACCATCTTTCATTTACCCGATGCAGTTCGGCAAAGATCGATTCCGCCAGTTCCCGATGTTCCCGGCTGCGCAGCCGGCTTAAGAACTTTTCTTCCGGGCCTTCCGCCGCCGGCGGAGGATCCTCTGCCCAGATCACATCCTCTATCAGGATCTCCCGACGTCTCTTTCTCTCTGTATTCAGCGCCATATGCTTCGCCGTAACCAACAGCCAGTTATCCACTGCCTCCATATTGATATTTTCCATGCTCACATACAATTTCATGAACACAGCCTGCGTGATCTCTTCTGCAGTATCGCAGTTCCCGGAGTAGTACAATGCTGTCTTGTACACGATCTGCGCGTTCTTTTCATAGATTGCCTCAAAGGCAGTCCTGCCTATCGCTTTTACTCCCACTGGTCTCTTCCTTCACTTTCTCTTATCCCAATTTTGACAGAATCTCGTCTCTGACCTCATCGGTAAGCTCGCCCATCTTCCAGCCAAGCCCCACTTCATCCCCTTCATACCGAGGGATCAGATGGATGTGGAAATGAAATACCGTCTGTCCGGCCACTTCCCCGTTGTTCTGAACGATGTTATAACCGTCGCAGCCCAGTACATCCGTAAGCCTTGTGATCATCTTCTTGGCCAGCACCAGCGCCTTCGCCGCGATCTCGTCATCCAGCTCATACAGGTTCTTGTAATGCTCCTTGGGCAGGATTAGCGCATGCCCCTTGGAAGCCGGGCCCGCATCCAGGATCACCCGGAAGTCATCGTCCTCATACAGGGTGGCGGTAGGGATATCCCCGTTTGCCAGCTTACAGAAAATACAGTTTTCGTCTCTCATTTTCTTCTCCTTCTTTCTTCTTAAAATCTCATTGATTATTCCTTCACCCAATGCTACACTGATATCTCAGAAAGGGCGGTAAATACGATGTTTTCAGCGACAGACTACGACAAATTACAACAGATCATGGAGGAAGCTCCCTGGAAAAAGGAACTCCTCACCAGGCTTCTGGAATCTCACCGGATGGAAGTAAGCGCCATCAGCCATGAGATCCGCAATCCCTTCACCCTCATCTACAGCACACTGCAGATGATCGAAGGCGAGCGGCCCGACGTCACTACCTGCACACACTGGCAGACGCTTTGTCGGGATATGGAATATATGAAACAGCTTCTGGAAGAACTCTCTTCCTATAATAATGGAGACCACCTGAAGCTTGCTCCTATGGATACCAATACGTTCCTTAAGACCCTGGCCCTGTCTTTCGCCTCTTCCCTGGTGGACACGGACATTGAGTTCCGCTCGGAGATCTCTCCGGAGCTTCCCCCGGTTACTGTAGATGGAGTAAAGCTGCGCCAGGTGCTCCTGAATCTCCTTCGAAATGCCCGGGACGCGGTGACTTCCACCTCCTGCCCCAGGGACCACTCTCCTTCCATCGGTTTGCGCGCACACCTCTCCGGCGGTATGCTTCAGATCACGGTATCCGATAACGGCTGCGGTATCCCGGAAGAAGAACTGTCCCATATCTTCCAGCCCTTCGTCACCTACAAGGAAAACGGCACCGGCTTAGGCCTTGCCATTGCCCGACGGATCATAGCCGCCCACGGCGGGTCCCTAGAAGCAGCTTCCGCCCCAGGAGTCCGTACGGTATTCACGGTGTCTCTTCCAATATAATAACACTGCCAGCACAAACCCGGAGACCAGCCCGCCGATGTGGGCAAAATTATCCACCCCGCCGCTGGAGAAGCCATAGTAAAGACTAAGAGCCACCATAAACACCAGGCCCCGGCCTGTCACATTGCCGATCTGTCCCCGGTTGCGGATCGCTACATAAAGCAGCGCTCCTGTGATCCCGAAGATGGCTCCGGAGGCTCCCGCGGAAACTGCGTACTGTCCGGTGTGAAGATCCCACAGTACAGAAGCAATATTTCCACAGAACCCACTGGCGAAATAAATGATCAAAAATTTGATCCTGCCGATCTCCAGTTCCAGATTCCAGCCGATTACCAGCAGCATCACCATATTGTTGACCAGATGCGAGAATCCAAAATGAAGAAACATACTGGTAAACAGCGGGCTGTACTTCCCCTGCTCCAGCATCAGAGGCACATACATGGCTCCGTGCTCCAGCATGAACCCGGCGTCTTCCGTCATCCCCTGGAAACTGAGAAAGAAGAAAACAGCCACATTCACCGCTGCCAGTATCATTGTACAAATCGCTTTTTGAGAATATCTGCCTGTCATGCGTTAATTTTCTCATTATTCCCGGACAGTGTCAATAGCAATCCTTACAATTCATCCTCTTCGATATACAGCCCGTCCCAGTCTCCCCACTTGGGTTTCTTGTGCCTGCGCAGGAACCGTTTCACAGGGGTCCACAGGTTCTCGGTCTCTTCCATAATAAGGCTTCCCATCTCCTGGCTGGTGATCCAGTCGTGCTCCCGAGTATCGTATTCTTCTTTCTCAGGTTCCTCCTTCGGCTCTTCCTTCTTCAGGCACTCGCCGATCAGTTTCTCCAGGCTGTAGTTCTCCTCCATGGTTCCCTTGTGGAGCAGGAACACCATCCGGACGCACTCCTTATCCCCATAGTCCGCCTGCTTTACAAAATATTCCGTAAGATCATGGAATTCCTGCCAGATATCCCCCTGAAAGGGCGGATAGTAACAGAAATACACATTCCCGTCCTCGTAGAAGAGATACTCCGGCTTCAGCAGGATCTTGTTGATGTCCAGAAGATACCGGGCGACTTCCCCCAGCACCATCTGAAATCTCCGCAGGAACACCTTAAGATCCTCCCCGGTGATCTTATTTCTCTCATACAGCGCCTGGAAAGAAACCTTCCCGCTGACGTCATAATCATAGAAGCTGCTGCCATCCAGCCCCCTCCCTTTCACCGGCAAGAGACCTTCCGGCTCCCCTGTCCCAAGCATCTTCATCTGATAATCCTCCTGATATACTCCCGCTTCTTCAATCGTTATCTTTCGTTCCATTTATGATCGCTTCTCCTGTATCTATCAGTCTTTTTCTGTCCCGGATCTCCTTCTCCGGGTGAGTCACCGCCATCTTCTTCTCCACCGTCAGGCCAAACCGTCCCCGGCTCACCCAGGCCGACACAGTGACCTCTGCCTCTGTGACCTCCACCGAAGCGGAAGGCGTGGGAAAGAGAATACATTTCCCCTCTGCCCGCTCCCGGAACAAGGCCTCCATCTCCCCGGCATCCGTCCCTTCTTCCTCCCGGGCCCTGGTTCCCGCCACAGCGGCGGTTTCATAGGCCGCCCCCGCCAGGATGTTCTTGTCGTGGAAGTAGAAGACCGCCAGGATGCTGCTCATAAGCAGGAGAAGGATCAGAGGCATCAGAAGAGACATTTCCACCGTCAGGCTTCCGGCAAGCCAGATCCTTTTTCCTCTCACCAAAGCGCACCTCCCATCATCAGTCCCATCAGATAGCCCCCGGTCAGGAAAGGAAAGAAGGGGATCCCCCGCTTCGCGCCCGCCTTCATCCCTTTTCCTGCCAGAACCACCAGAGAGGCGGCCAGAAGGAGCAGAAAGGTTCCCGCCAGTACTTCCAGAAGCTTCCACAGTCCCAGATACAGCCCCAGCACCAGGATCCCCCAGCTGTCCCCGTATCCGATCCCTTCTCCCGTAACTTTGCTGAGCAAAAGGAATCCCGCTCCCACGGCGGCGCCTCCCGCCAGCAGGGCAGGATCCATCTCCCGGCATACCGCCTGATAAAGCAGCACTCCTGCGGTTCCCATGACCAAGATCTCCGCCGGGATCCTCCGCCAGAAGATGTCGGTCACCGAAAGTCCCGCAAGCGCCCCCAGGCACATCATCCGTCCTACTTCCCACATCGGGAACACGCCCCCTTTCCAACCACCTCGGACACCGGCACCGCGTACACCGTCCGCTTCAGGCCGCTGCAGGACAGGGAACTGTGATACCGGTTCCCGGTGTCCGTGATATAGACTCCGCCGGCGCTTTCTGCCCCGCAGTGCTCACAGGCGTGGTACTTTCCGCCGCTTTCGTTGCGAAGCCCAGCCACATCGGAGAGGGATACCATGCGGATGGACAGTTCCAGATGGGTACAGTGGTAGTCCTTGTGATACACCAGGCCTGTCTCCGTCACATATACCGTCTCCTCGCTCTCTGTCCCGAACCCGGTCCTCTCATACCCGGTCCATCCCTTTACCCGCATGGTCTCTTCGTATTCCAGCAGCGGGATCCGGAAGATAGGCAGGGGCACCCGCACATGGTAGACGGCGGACAGTTCCGCCACCCCGGTGCGCAGGGACATCCGGGACCGGCTGCAGTCGATCCCTCCTTCCACCAGGCTCCTTCCAAGCCGGTCCGCCCCAATGGCGGCTGTCACATCCTGCTCCACCTTCCCCGGCCTCAGGACCGATGTAGGATAGGCCTCTTCCGCCGCCAGCTTCCCGGCGTACTGCAGGCCGGAGCGGACCGCCGTCTGGATAGACATGATCTCCATAAGGAAGAGAAGGCTTACCACCGCGAAGAAGAAGATGGGCACAGCGGCCGCCGCTTCCAGGGTAATGCTTCCTCTTAAGGAGGTGAAGGCAGATGCCCTCCCGGCGGACGTATGACAAACGAATCGTGAGGGGAGTTTGTGATCTTGGGCCGTACGAATCCTGCTCCTTTCCTTTAATATTTTTTCTTTTCTATGTGGTATTTTTAAGACTTGCCGGAAGGGCATCTGCCTTCACCTCCTTTTTCTCATTGATAGGCAAAATACGTAGGGAACCGGTAGGTCACCCCTCTTCGCAGAGAACAGGTACTCTCCATCTCCAGGCGGCTGATGCACTGATCTGCCCGGAAGAACGTAAGCCCATGTTCTGCCTTCATATTTGCCTCGATCAGATCCAGGGCCCGGATGCTTAAGTCCTCCTTTGACTCCAGAAGCAGCAGGATCCGAAGGTAAGCCCTGTAGTCAAGGCCTGTCTTTCCGTCCTTTCCATCCCCCGGATCCTCCTCCCCGCCAAGCTTCATCAGGTTGGCAAGGGAGAGCTGCCAGTTCTCCTCCGTCTTCACCAGAGGCACCTTGCTTCCCCTAAGCAGCGCTCTTAGATCCATCACCGATTCCCCGAATGCCCATGCCAAAAGGATCGCCTGGGCTGCCGCCTCCGTGATGGCGGGAACTGCCAGCAGGGTGCATAAGGTCCCCGCCAGCGCCCGGGCCTCCGCCTTCTTCCCAGCGCTGCTCTGGAGATGAACGTAATTGGGCACAAACCGCAGCAGCAAAAGTTTCCCTGCCACCGCCTCCAGATTCTCCCGGTCGCTCCCTTCCCCTGCCAGAAGATACTCCAGCTCATAATCCAGGGCCCCGGTATCCTTCCCTTCCGTCGCCCCGGAGAAATGATCCATCAGATACTCTCCGAACAGTACGTCCGACAGCGCCCCCGTTTCTTCCTCTCCCTGGGTAAATTCTCCGTACCCTTCCTGAAGAGTACGGTGGCTTGCCGTCTCCTCCAGGCGGATGGCCTTCTGAGAAACCGTCATTTCTTTTGGCGTCACAAGCTCCAGAAGAGGGGAAGACTTTAGCTTGTCCACATGAGCGATGGGATTGTCCTTCTCCGGCAGGGCTCCCTCCTCCTGCTCCAGAAGATCCGACAGCTCCTGCTGTTGTTGCCGCTCCTGTTCCTGGACTTTCTTCGCCTCCTGCTCCTGCTGCCTCCAGATCGTAGCGTCCCCTTCCTGGCCCTGGAAGGCGGACAGCCCGTATTTGTGTTCCATATAGGCCGCCGCCTGCCGGTAGAAGGCCCGGCCTCCCTGGTCCGTCAGGAATTCAATGGCCTGCACCTTTTGTTTCATACTCCCCGCCCCGTAGTATGCAAGTCGCTTTTTCAGCAGGGCTTCTGAGTAATTGCCGGTCTCATAGCTTCCTTCCAGGGCGAAGATATCATAGTCTTCCAGAAGCTCCTTCTGGTACTCCGCAAACACCGATTCCATGGCCCGGTTCATATCCGCCCGGCCATAATTCTTGGCGTTCTGGATGGAAGCGCTCTCCATCATGGATCCGGTAAAGGACACAAGGAGGAGGAATACCAGACTTAAGTAGGCCGTCACCTCCCCCTTAAGCCCGGATCTATATCCCTGCGCTCTCACTGGTGATCTTCTGAAATATGGTCTGCACCAGGCTGGTGAGCTGGGACTTGAAAATGATCACCAGACCGATCAGTACCACCAGGATCAGGATCACTTCCACCACGCCGATCCCTTTTTCTTCCTTCAATGTCTGCATAAAATATCTCAGTCTCCACATAAGATCTCTCCTTTCTCTTTCTACAACTGGATGGACAGAAACGCCGGCACGATCACGATCACCAGCACCACCGCCAGCATAAGGAACATAGGCGCCAGGAGCTTGGTCCCCGCCTCCTCGCCCAGCCTTTTTGCCCGGGCTTTTCTCTCCTCGAATGCCTGGATCGCCTCCATCCGCAGCATCTGTGTCAGTCCCTTGGTCCCTTTTCTTAAGTTCTGGGACAGCAGCGCTCCAAGCCGCATGTACTCCTGGACCTGGCAACGCCTGCCGAACCGCTCGTAACTCTCGGACTCCATCACCCCGCTGTCCATCTCCCGGGCGGTCCTTATCATTTCCTCGTAAACGTACCGCTCCCCCCGGGCTTTTCCTTTGGTTTCATAATCCGTTATGATCTTCTTCCAGGCCCGCTTCACCGTCATCCCCGCGCCCAGGAACAAGGTCAGCTTACTGATGATCTCCGGGTAATCCCGGATCATCTGCTCCTTCCTCTTCTGCTGTTCCTTCAGAAGGTCCTGCTTCTCTTTGGCCAGGAGCAAAAGCCCTGTCATGAGAGCCATCCCCATGATCACAAGTCCCCGGATGTCAAGCCTGGGATAGTAGCGCACCTTTTTCCCGTCCACCGTCTCCGGAAGCCGCAGCTCCTCCCGGGTCTGGGTCTCCTTGTCCCGGTCCCGGATCTCCTGCTCCAGATTTTTCTGCCGGGTCTCTTCCGCCCCCAGGGTCCTTGGGTATATCATCGCCGTACATTCATAGAGGGCCTGCCGGGTCTCGTCCTCCTGATAGGTAAGGACCGCCTTCAGGTTCACCAGGGTCCCCTCCGGGGAGAGGGCTTCTTCCTGCAATTCCCCGTAGACGTTCATCACATCATAGCGGTCCAGCTCCCAGGACACGTCCACCGGCTCCCCGGGGACCTCCGTCACCAGGTTCATATCCTGCTCGATCCGGTCCAGGGACTGGTTCTCTCCCAGGATCTCCCTCTCCAAAAGGGCTGTGGATCTGTGAAAAAGCTCCTGGATCCCGGCTCCGTCGTAGGCCTGCTCCGAGACCTCCACCGTAAGGTTCGCCGATCCTCCTCCCTCCAGGGCTGCTCTTAGTTCTTCCACCCGCTTTCCCTTCCCGTAGGGATTCCGGATCAGGCCCCCCTCCAGACGGACCGTGGACCTCTGGAAGTCCAGAAGGAAGATGAGAAGCCCCATCCCCAGCAGCAGCCCGGACACCGGCAGCGTCAAACCTCGATATCTACCAGCTTTTCGCCAAGCACGCAGGCGCCCGTATAAACCAGCAAACATATCGTCATCACTCCTGTTCCTGCTATATTTCCATATAAACACGCGGTAAATTCCGGAAAACTTAAGGTCAGATAAAAGATGATCCCGTATGGGATCCAGGACATTACTTTGAATTCATACTTCTTCGCCGCAAGGATAGTGTCGATCTCCCGGTGGACCTCGATCTTATCTCCGATCTGTCCCACCGTATTCTGGATGATCCCGATCATATCCCCGCCGCTTCGCTTTGCCGCGGAGAATACCGCGGCGAAATTCTCCACATCCTCCAGTTCCACCCGCCCTGCGAACTCCTCGAACACCTGCTCCATAGGCATCTGCAGCCGCATCTGGCGCACCATCCGTTCCAGTTCCACCGAGATCAGCTCCTCCGGCGGGTACAGAAGCTTAAGCTCTTTCTGCGTCTCCCGAAGGGCGTTTTCCACGGAGTAGCCACTGTTCAGCGCGGAAGCCATATCCTGGATCATCTCCTTGAACTGCAGGAGAAACGCGCTCCTTTTCTTCCTCAGATACTCCGCCTCCCGGCTCCGGTACTTCCACACCAGCAGCGGGCACAGCGCCGGCACTGCCCAGAAGGACCGGTAGTAAAGCCAGGCCGTCAGGACCACGAAGCCTGCCGCCTTCACAAATGCCGCGGCCCGCTCACGCTTCCGGATCGCCTGCTGCCAGTAGCTTCTCCCGGTGGACAAGCTCCTGATCTTTTCTCCAAATTCCCTGAATCTTCCCATCTCTCTCCCCTGTCTCCTCGTAACTGTACAGCGGCGCAAGCCGGATCTCTCCCTCCCGGTAGTCCCTGACCTCCGCCACTTCCAATACCTTCCTGGTCCTGTCCCGCAGGCGCCCCAGATGGACGATGACGTCGATCCCTGAGGCGATCTGCCGCCGGATGGCCGGCAGAGGCAGCTCCATCCCCATCAGCACCATGGTCTCCAGCCGGCTTAACATATCCGCCGGGCTGTTGGCATGCCCCGTGCTTAAGCTTCCGTCATGTCCGGTGTTCAGCGCCTGCAGCATATCAATGGCCTCCGCGCCCCGCACCTCGCCTACGATGATCCGGTCCGGCCGCATCCGCAGGGCCGAGCGGATCAGGTCCCGGATGGTCACCTCCCCGCTCCCTTCCACGTTGGCGTTCCTGGCTTCCAGGCTCACCAGGTTGGGAACGTCCAGGATCCTTAGCTCCGCATTGTCCTCAATGGTGATGATCCGCTCATCCTTGGGGATATACTGGGACAGGGCGTTTAAAAATGTGGTCTTCCCCGACCCGGTGCCCCCGCTGATGAAGATATTGTATCCCGCCCGCACCAGACGGGCCAGGAATCCCACTACCTCCGGACTTACTGACTGCCAGGCCAGCAGATCCTTCATGGTGATGGCTTCTCTGGGGAACTTCCGGATGGTGACGATGGGCCCGTTCAGGGCCACCGGCGCCAGGACCACGTTGACCCGGGATCCGTCGGGAAGCCTGGCGTCCACAATGGGATTGGCCTCATTGACCAGCCGGTTGGATCCTGCCACGATCTGCTGGATCACATCCTCCAGCTTCTCCCTGGACAGAAACCTCTTATCCGACTGAAAGAGCCGCCCCTTCTTCTCCAGGAAGATGCTCTGGGTCCCGTTGATCATGATCTCCGTGATCTCTTCGTCCTCCAGGAATTCCTCCAGGAGATCCAGCTTGCGAAATGCGTTGAAAAGCTCCCTTCCCAGGGCCGTCTTCCTGTCCAGGGGCAGGTATTCCTGCCTGCCCGCTTCCTCCAGGACCTGGTAAATGATCTGGGTAAGCTCCTCGTCCTGCACCTCCCGGGTCAGATCCAGCTGCTCCAGGATCCTTGCGTGCAGGTGCTCTTCCCCGGTCATGCCGGCTCCTTTCTCCACAGGATCTTCCCCAGGATGTCGTCCCTCCCAAGAAGGGCCGCTTCCTCCCGGAACTGCCGGATCTTCGCCTGGGCCAGCGGGTCTTCCGCCTCCGGCATATGGATCTGGGCGCAGGCTTCCAGCAGGGGATAAAGTCCCGGCACCGCCTCGTCAATATCCAGGATCACCGTCTCATAAAGGCTCTCCCGCAGGATCCGCAGGGCCAGTTCTCTCCACTCCTCTCCCCGGATACTCTTCATATCTTCCGGCATAGGCATGGGAAGCACATAGTCCAGGCCGTTCCGGTGCCGAACCATGGAGGCAAGGATCATCCCCAGGTTTCCCTTTTCCTGCCTGGCATAGTAGACCACATCCGCCAGCGTCTGTCCTCCCTCTTCAAAATGTCCTCCGATCCCGCCGTAGACTTCCAGGTTCAGGTAGAGCACGTTCTCCCGGGCCGCCAGTTCTTCTCCCAGGCGAAGCGCATAGCCGGTCTTCCCGATCCGGTGGACCGGAGAAAACACACCGATAAGCTTCCCGGCCCCCTTGCCGGAAGGACGGCGAAAGA
This window of the Massilistercora timonensis genome carries:
- the ltrA gene encoding group II intron reverse transcriptase/maturase encodes the protein MPKPDGGIRKLGIPTVIDRIIQQAMLQQLMPIYEPLFSEDSFGYRPGRGAKDAIFRIKEYTEQGYTRAVVLDLSKYFDTLNHTILLNLLRKRVKDERVIQMVKRYLKSGVMENGVVTETEEGSPQGGNLSPLLANVYLNEFDWEFHRRGVPCIRYADDIVLLAKSERAAERLLESSTKYLEETLKLRVNREKSRTVSAFAIRNFKFLGFCFGKNGKGTYIRVHGKSWKKAKDKLRRLTFRSRCGSIIQTMEKIKVCMRGWLNYYGIADMKNNIESLNGWLYRRIRMCIWKQWKLPKTRRRKLMGLGLPEWAACEGAYSRKSYWRMSNTGVVKRALTKERLINWGFYDLTTAYQSLHVNY
- a CDS encoding reverse transcriptase, which encodes MGTENKESCSQRDSAERKGYVRAHRSFNRIWKERDSAEPDILGKILEKDNLNRAYKRVKANKGAPGIDGMTIEAALPWLRDNNHELVERIRRGKYTPSPVRRV
- a CDS encoding RNA polymerase sigma factor; this encodes MGVKAIGRTAFEAIYEKNAQIVYKTALYYSGNCDTAEEITQAVFMKLYVSMENINMEAVDNWLLVTAKHMALNTERKRRREILIEDVIWAEDPPPAAEGPEEKFLSRLRSREHRELAESIFAELHRVNERWYDAVLLTCFLGKPQKEVAEIMDISLDCLHSTLYRARQWIRKNYEEQFHQLNKA
- a CDS encoding HIT family protein — protein: MRDENCIFCKLANGDIPTATLYEDDDFRVILDAGPASKGHALILPKEHYKNLYELDDEIAAKALVLAKKMITRLTDVLGCDGYNIVQNNGEVAGQTVFHFHIHLIPRYEGDEVGLGWKMGELTDEVRDEILSKLG
- a CDS encoding HAMP domain-containing sensor histidine kinase, translating into MFSATDYDKLQQIMEEAPWKKELLTRLLESHRMEVSAISHEIRNPFTLIYSTLQMIEGERPDVTTCTHWQTLCRDMEYMKQLLEELSSYNNGDHLKLAPMDTNTFLKTLALSFASSLVDTDIEFRSEISPELPPVTVDGVKLRQVLLNLLRNARDAVTSTSCPRDHSPSIGLRAHLSGGMLQITVSDNGCGIPEEELSHIFQPFVTYKENGTGLGLAIARRIIAAHGGSLEAASAPGVRTVFTVSLPI
- a CDS encoding rhomboid family intramembrane serine protease yields the protein MILAAVNVAVFFFLSFQGMTEDAGFMLEHGAMYVPLMLEQGKYSPLFTSMFLHFGFSHLVNNMVMLLVIGWNLELEIGRIKFLIIYFASGFCGNIASVLWDLHTGQYAVSAGASGAIFGITGALLYVAIRNRGQIGNVTGRGLVFMVALSLYYGFSSGGVDNFAHIGGLVSGFVLAVLLYWKRHREYRTDSWGGSCF
- a CDS encoding DUF6382 domain-containing protein translates to MERKITIEEAGVYQEDYQMKMLGTGEPEGLLPVKGRGLDGSSFYDYDVSGKVSFQALYERNKITGEDLKVFLRRFQMVLGEVARYLLDINKILLKPEYLFYEDGNVYFCYYPPFQGDIWQEFHDLTEYFVKQADYGDKECVRMVFLLHKGTMEENYSLEKLIGECLKKEEPKEEPEKEEYDTREHDWITSQEMGSLIMEETENLWTPVKRFLRRHKKPKWGDWDGLYIEEDEL
- a CDS encoding TadE/TadG family type IV pilus assembly protein, whose protein sequence is MRGKRIWLAGSLTVEMSLLMPLILLLLMSSILAVFYFHDKNILAGAAYETAAVAGTRAREEEGTDAGEMEALFRERAEGKCILFPTPSASVEVTEAEVTVSAWVSRGRFGLTVEKKMAVTHPEKEIRDRKRLIDTGEAIINGTKDND
- a CDS encoding prepilin peptidase; its protein translation is MWEVGRMMCLGALAGLSVTDIFWRRIPAEILVMGTAGVLLYQAVCREMDPALLAGGAAVGAGFLLLSKVTGEGIGYGDSWGILVLGLYLGLWKLLEVLAGTFLLLLAASLVVLAGKGMKAGAKRGIPFFPFLTGGYLMGLMMGGALW
- a CDS encoding pilus assembly protein, whose product is MPIFFFAVVSLLFLMEIMSIQTAVRSGLQYAGKLAAEEAYPTSVLRPGKVEQDVTAAIGADRLGRSLVEGGIDCSRSRMSLRTGVAELSAVYHVRVPLPIFRIPLLEYEETMRVKGWTGYERTGFGTESEETVYVTETGLVYHKDYHCTHLELSIRMVSLSDVAGLRNESGGKYHACEHCGAESAGGVYITDTGNRYHSSLSCSGLKRTVYAVPVSEVVGKGACSRCGK
- a CDS encoding DUF5702 domain-containing protein, translated to MRAQGYRSGLKGEVTAYLSLVFLLLVSFTGSMMESASIQNAKNYGRADMNRAMESVFAEYQKELLEDYDIFALEGSYETGNYSEALLKKRLAYYGAGSMKQKVQAIEFLTDQGGRAFYRQAAAYMEHKYGLSAFQGQEGDATIWRQQEQEAKKVQEQERQQQQELSDLLEQEEGALPEKDNPIAHVDKLKSSPLLELVTPKEMTVSQKAIRLEETASHRTLQEGYGEFTQGEEETGALSDVLFGEYLMDHFSGATEGKDTGALDYELEYLLAGEGSDRENLEAVAGKLLLLRFVPNYVHLQSSAGKKAEARALAGTLCTLLAVPAITEAAAQAILLAWAFGESVMDLRALLRGSKVPLVKTEENWQLSLANLMKLGGEEDPGDGKDGKTGLDYRAYLRILLLLESKEDLSIRALDLIEANMKAEHGLTFFRADQCISRLEMESTCSLRRGVTYRFPTYFAYQ
- a CDS encoding Flp1 family type IVb pilin; this translates as MWRLRYFMQTLKEEKGIGVVEVILILVVLIGLVIIFKSQLTSLVQTIFQKITSESAGI
- a CDS encoding type II secretion system F family protein, encoding MTLPVSGLLLGMGLLIFLLDFQRSTVRLEGGLIRNPYGKGKRVEELRAALEGGGSANLTVEVSEQAYDGAGIQELFHRSTALLEREILGENQSLDRIEQDMNLVTEVPGEPVDVSWELDRYDVMNVYGELQEEALSPEGTLVNLKAVLTYQEDETRQALYECTAMIYPRTLGAEETRQKNLEQEIRDRDKETQTREELRLPETVDGKKVRYYPRLDIRGLVIMGMALMTGLLLLAKEKQDLLKEQQKRKEQMIRDYPEIISKLTLFLGAGMTVKRAWKKIITDYETKGKARGERYVYEEMIRTAREMDSGVMESESYERFGRRCQVQEYMRLGALLSQNLRKGTKGLTQMLRMEAIQAFEERKARAKRLGEEAGTKLLAPMFLMLAVVLVIVIVPAFLSIQL